The following DNA comes from Pseudomonas sp. Tri1.
CGGGCCTGGCCCACAGCCACTTCCAGCTGATCGCCCGCCCGCAGCAATCACTGGAAGCGGCAGCGGTGAAAGCCCGTCAGGCCGGTTTCAGCCCGTTGATCCTCGGCGACCTGGAAGGCGAATCCCGGGAAGTAGCGAAAGTCCACGCCGGCATCGCCCGGCAAATCGCCCACCACGGCCAGCCCCTGGCAGCGCCGTGCGTGATCCTGTCCGGTGGCGAAACCACCGTCACCGTGCGCGGCAATGGCCGTGGCGGGCGCAACGCCGAATTCCTGCTGAGCCTGACCGACAGCCTCAAGGGCCACCCCGGCATCTACGCGCTGGCTGGCGACACGGACGGCATCGACGGTTCCGAAGACAACGCCGGTGCCCTCATGACCCCGGACAGCTATCACCGCGCTATCGAACTGGGCCTGAGCGCCAGCGACGAGCTGGATAACAACAACGGGTATGGCTACTTCGCCGCGCTGGATGGGTTGATCGTCACCGAGCCGACCCGTACCAACGTCAACGACTTTCGCGCCATCCTGATCCTCGAGAACCCCAAACATGACGCCTGACAAAAAGGTCAAGATCCTCGCGACCCTCGGCCCCGCCACCCGCGGCATCGATGATATCCGTGAGCTGGTACAGGCCGGCGTGAACATCTTTCGCCTGAACTTCAGCCACGGCGAGCATGCCGACCACGCCCAACGCTACCAGTGGATTCGCGAAGTCGAGCAGCAGCTCAATTACCCGCTGGGTATCCTCATGGACCTGCAAGGCCCGAAGCTGCGGGTCGGCCGGTTCGCCAACGGTAAGGTCCTGCTGCAACGGGGCCAGGCCCTGCGCCTGGACCTGGACCCGACGCCCGGTGATCAACATCGGGTCAACCTGCCTCACCCGCAAATCATTGCGGCCCTGGAGCCCGGCATGGACCTGCTGCTGGACGACGGCAAGCTGCGCCTGCGGGTGATAGCCAAACATCGCGACGCCATCGACACCGAAGTGCTCAATGGCGGCGAACTGTCGGACCGCAAAGGGGTGAACGTGCCTCAAGCGCTGCTCGACTTGAGCCCGCTGACCGCCAAGGACCGTCGCGACTTGAGCTTCGGCCTGGCGCTAGGTGTGGACTGGGTGGCGCTGTCGTTCGTGCAGCGCCCCGAGGACATCCGCGAAGCCCGGGCGCTGATCGGCGACAAGGCGTTCCTGATGGCGAAGATCGAGAAGCCATCGGCGGTGACCCAGCTGCGGGAAATCGCCGAATTGAGCGACGCGATCATGGTCGCTCGCGGTGACTTGGGGGTCGAGGTACCCGCCGAGAGCGTGCCGCAGATCCAGAAAAACATCATCGGTACCTGTCGTGCCCTCGGCAAACCGGTGGTGGTGGCGACCCAGATGCTCGAGTCGATGCGTTTCTCCCCGGCGCCGACCCGTGCGGAAGTTACCGACGTGGCCAACGCCGTGGCCGAGGGTGCTGACGCAGTGATGCTGTCGGCGGAAACCGCCTCCGGTGATTACCCGCTCGAAGCCGTGCAGATGATGAGCAAGATCATCCGCCAGGTGGAAAACGGCCCCGATTACCAGTCGCAACTGGACGTGAGCCGGCCGAAAGCCGAAGCCACGGTGTCGGACGCCATCAGTTGCGCCATCCGCCGGATCAGCAGCATCCTGCCGGTGGCGGTGCTGGTGAACTACAGCGAATCGGGCAGCTCCAGTTTGCGAGCGGCGCGGGAACGGCCGACGGCGCCGATCCTCAACCTCACGCCGAACCTGCAAGCCGCCCGCCGCCTGACCGTGGCCTGGGGCGTGCACTCGGTGGTCAACGATCGGCTGCGCCAGGTCGATGAGGTGTGCTCCACCGCCCTGGAAATCGCCCAGGCCCAGGGCATGGCCCAGCGTGGCGATACCTTGCTGATCACGGCGGGCGTG
Coding sequences within:
- the pyk gene encoding pyruvate kinase, translated to MTPDKKVKILATLGPATRGIDDIRELVQAGVNIFRLNFSHGEHADHAQRYQWIREVEQQLNYPLGILMDLQGPKLRVGRFANGKVLLQRGQALRLDLDPTPGDQHRVNLPHPQIIAALEPGMDLLLDDGKLRLRVIAKHRDAIDTEVLNGGELSDRKGVNVPQALLDLSPLTAKDRRDLSFGLALGVDWVALSFVQRPEDIREARALIGDKAFLMAKIEKPSAVTQLREIAELSDAIMVARGDLGVEVPAESVPQIQKNIIGTCRALGKPVVVATQMLESMRFSPAPTRAEVTDVANAVAEGADAVMLSAETASGDYPLEAVQMMSKIIRQVENGPDYQSQLDVSRPKAEATVSDAISCAIRRISSILPVAVLVNYSESGSSSLRAARERPTAPILNLTPNLQAARRLTVAWGVHSVVNDRLRQVDEVCSTALEIAQAQGMAQRGDTLLITAGVPFGQPGSTNSLRIETLL